A genomic stretch from Amycolatopsis sp. 195334CR includes:
- a CDS encoding PH domain-containing protein, with the protein MTAPGEAAEGWRKLDRRTIYVSALVLAGIAVGAGVPTTIGIASGNGLGVALAWVLPGAALLILGGTASDYLRWLKTRYRVGPERAELHTGLLLVKRRSLARERIRNVDLTANPLLRVFGLVSVKIGTGEQRQGGESTLVLNPVTKAEGDRLRRELLARESTVDARPGVDGTLARLDPAWIRYAPISFLVPALGLAAGGAVMQVSDWIGVQDGFVRWMIDLFEGFPLVLAILVLAAILLVAGFVGSLALFVEMWWNYHLEREPGGTLRVRRGLLTTRSISLEERRLRGVEVVEPLGVRLAGAARVDAVATGMVQRQEDDKTDNKTLLPAAPKELADHIAAVVLREGKSPTEAARLIGHPVAARGRRLRWSIGAVVLPVAILAGLGLLLTDVLLHIAWIAAVIGLPIAVVLAVDAYRSLGHALSGDYLVARAGSVRRATVALQREGVIGWTVKQSIFQRRAGLITLTATTAAGTGGYDVLDAAESEGLAFADEAVPELLGPFLERG; encoded by the coding sequence ATGACCGCACCGGGGGAAGCCGCCGAGGGGTGGCGCAAGCTCGACCGCCGCACGATCTACGTGAGCGCGCTGGTGCTGGCCGGGATCGCCGTCGGCGCGGGGGTGCCGACCACGATCGGGATCGCGTCGGGCAACGGGCTCGGCGTCGCGCTGGCGTGGGTGCTGCCCGGCGCCGCGCTGCTGATCCTCGGCGGCACCGCGTCGGACTACCTGCGCTGGCTCAAGACGCGCTACCGGGTCGGGCCGGAGCGCGCCGAACTGCACACCGGGCTGCTGCTGGTGAAGCGCCGGTCGCTGGCCAGGGAGCGCATCCGCAACGTGGACCTGACCGCGAACCCGCTGCTGCGGGTCTTCGGGCTGGTCTCGGTCAAGATCGGCACCGGCGAGCAGCGGCAGGGCGGGGAGAGCACGCTGGTGCTGAACCCGGTGACCAAGGCCGAGGGCGACCGGCTGCGCCGGGAACTGCTGGCCCGTGAGTCCACAGTGGACGCACGACCCGGGGTGGACGGCACGCTCGCCCGGCTCGACCCGGCGTGGATCCGGTACGCGCCGATCTCCTTCCTGGTGCCCGCGCTGGGGCTGGCCGCCGGTGGCGCGGTGATGCAGGTGTCGGACTGGATCGGCGTCCAGGACGGGTTCGTCCGCTGGATGATCGACCTGTTCGAGGGTTTCCCGCTGGTGCTGGCGATCCTGGTGCTCGCGGCCATCCTGCTGGTGGCCGGTTTCGTCGGGTCGCTGGCGTTGTTCGTCGAGATGTGGTGGAACTACCACCTCGAACGCGAACCCGGCGGCACGCTGCGCGTCCGGCGCGGGCTGCTGACCACGCGCTCGATCTCCCTGGAGGAGCGGCGGCTGCGCGGGGTCGAGGTGGTCGAACCGCTCGGCGTCCGGCTGGCCGGCGCGGCCAGGGTGGACGCCGTGGCCACCGGCATGGTGCAGCGCCAGGAGGACGACAAGACCGACAACAAGACGCTGCTGCCCGCCGCGCCCAAGGAACTCGCCGACCACATCGCCGCGGTGGTGCTGCGGGAGGGGAAGTCGCCGACGGAAGCGGCCCGACTGATCGGGCACCCGGTCGCCGCGCGCGGCCGGCGGCTGCGGTGGTCGATCGGGGCCGTGGTGCTGCCGGTCGCCATCCTGGCCGGGCTCGGGTTGCTGCTCACCGACGTGCTGCTGCACATCGCGTGGATCGCCGCGGTGATCGGCCTGCCGATCGCGGTGGTGCTGGCCGTCGACGCCTACCGGTCGCTCGGCCACGCGCTGTCCGGCGACTACCTGGTGGCCAGGGCGGGGTCGGTGCGGCGGGCCACGGTGGCGCTGCAGCGCGAGGGCGTGATCGGCTGGACGGTCAAGCAGTCGATCTTCCAGCGGCGCGCCGGGTTGATCACGCTGACCGCGACCACGGCCGCCGGCACGGGCGGTTACGACGTGCTCGACGCGGCCGAGAGCGAGGGCCTCGCCTTCGCCGACGAGGCCGTTCCCGAACTGCTCGGGCCGTTCCTCGAGCGTGGCTAG
- a CDS encoding aminotransferase class V-fold PLP-dependent enzyme, translating into MRTAFGEEFAVPAGYLNTPSIGVPPASAADAVAEAVARWRSGADRPPDFDAVVAASREGFAKLIGVGADRVGTGATVSQLISMVAAGLPDGAKVLVAEGDFTSVTFPFAVQARRGVTVTEAPLADLADRAAGHDLVAVSVVQSADGRYADLDALRATGVPVLLDATQAIGWQPLDLGWADWVVSACYKFLLAPRGAAWIAVHPRALERTVPHGANWYAGDNPWDTVYGLPMRLADGPRSLDLSPTWLSHVGAAVTLPYLASLDLEQVRAHCVKLADSVLAGLGLPERGSAIVSLPQPEAPALLTEAGVVCSKRAGRTRLGFHLYNSEEDCELVLEALRTFE; encoded by the coding sequence ATGCGCACAGCTTTCGGGGAAGAGTTCGCGGTTCCGGCCGGGTACCTGAACACGCCGAGCATCGGGGTTCCCCCGGCTTCGGCCGCCGACGCGGTGGCCGAAGCCGTGGCCCGCTGGCGCAGCGGCGCGGACCGGCCGCCGGACTTCGACGCGGTGGTGGCGGCGTCGCGCGAGGGGTTCGCGAAGCTGATCGGCGTCGGCGCCGACCGGGTCGGCACCGGCGCCACGGTCTCGCAGCTGATCTCGATGGTCGCCGCCGGACTGCCCGACGGGGCGAAGGTGCTCGTCGCCGAGGGCGACTTCACCAGCGTCACCTTCCCCTTCGCGGTGCAGGCTCGGCGTGGCGTGACCGTCACCGAGGCGCCGCTGGCCGACCTCGCGGACCGCGCGGCGGGCCACGACCTCGTCGCGGTGAGCGTGGTCCAGTCCGCCGACGGCCGCTACGCCGATCTCGACGCGCTGCGCGCCACCGGCGTCCCGGTGCTGCTCGACGCGACGCAGGCCATCGGCTGGCAGCCGCTCGACCTCGGCTGGGCGGACTGGGTGGTCTCGGCCTGCTACAAGTTCCTGCTCGCGCCGCGCGGCGCCGCCTGGATCGCGGTGCACCCGCGCGCGCTGGAGCGCACGGTCCCGCACGGCGCGAACTGGTACGCGGGCGACAACCCGTGGGACACCGTCTACGGCCTGCCGATGCGCCTGGCCGACGGCCCGCGCTCGCTGGACCTGTCGCCCACCTGGCTCTCGCACGTCGGTGCCGCGGTCACCCTGCCCTACCTCGCCTCGCTGGACCTGGAGCAGGTGCGGGCGCACTGCGTGAAGCTGGCCGACTCGGTGCTGGCCGGGCTCGGCCTGCCGGAGCGGGGGAGCGCGATCGTCTCGCTGCCCCAGCCGGAGGCCCCCGCCCTGCTCACCGAGGCCGGCGTGGTGTGCAGCAAGCGCGCCGGGCGGACGCGGCTCGGCTTCCACCTCTACAACTCCGAGGAGGACTGTGAGCTGGTGCTGGAGGCGCTGCGCACGTTCGAGTGA
- a CDS encoding ferritin-like domain-containing protein, with the protein MRSRRTPLSRRSVLRAGVFLGGAAATLPLAAACGPGYETAPDELAPLLARARADATAATALASGGGEGAELAKQVAAVRTAQADALQSEVDRLNRPKSATTPDSGQAAGLDALKERLAQARKQAEDLVPTLPRNRAALAGSVAAGCAAVQQLSPSLGAGAAGDDVEPPQTGQLPPESVTAVQDALSAEHAAVWVYGLVTAFLPNDFRSGTENGASAHRDRRDACERMLTAAGATPVPTEPAYLPPKPVTDAKSAMALVATAESDAAAAWRGVLERTDDTTLRTVALRALVGSATRGTSWRKEAGESPAAVALPGT; encoded by the coding sequence GTGAGATCAAGACGGACACCACTGAGCCGGCGGAGCGTGCTGCGCGCGGGCGTGTTCCTCGGCGGCGCCGCCGCGACCCTGCCGCTGGCCGCGGCGTGCGGCCCCGGCTACGAAACCGCGCCCGACGAGCTGGCCCCGCTGCTGGCGCGGGCCCGTGCCGACGCCACCGCCGCCACCGCGCTGGCCTCGGGCGGGGGTGAGGGCGCCGAACTGGCCAAGCAGGTCGCCGCGGTGCGCACCGCGCAGGCGGACGCCCTGCAGTCCGAAGTGGATCGGCTCAACCGGCCCAAGTCGGCCACCACGCCCGACAGCGGGCAGGCCGCCGGGCTCGACGCGCTCAAGGAACGGCTGGCGCAGGCACGCAAGCAGGCCGAGGACCTGGTGCCGACGCTGCCGCGGAACCGCGCCGCGCTGGCCGGTTCGGTGGCCGCGGGCTGCGCCGCGGTGCAGCAGCTGTCGCCGTCGCTGGGCGCGGGTGCCGCCGGGGACGACGTCGAGCCGCCGCAGACCGGGCAGCTGCCGCCGGAGTCGGTGACCGCGGTGCAGGACGCGCTGTCGGCCGAGCACGCCGCGGTGTGGGTGTACGGCCTGGTCACCGCGTTCCTGCCGAACGACTTCCGCAGCGGTACGGAGAACGGCGCGAGCGCGCACCGCGACCGCCGGGACGCCTGCGAGCGGATGCTGACCGCGGCCGGGGCGACCCCGGTGCCGACCGAGCCCGCGTACCTGCCGCCGAAGCCGGTGACCGACGCGAAGTCGGCGATGGCGCTGGTCGCCACCGCCGAGTCGGACGCGGCGGCCGCTTGGCGAGGCGTGCTCGAACGCACCGACGACACGACGCTGCGCACGGTGGCGCTGCGGGCGCTGGTCGGCTCGGCGACGCGCGGCACCTCGTGGCGCAAGGAAGCGGGCGAATCCCCCGCGGCGGTGGCGCTGCCGGGGACCTGA
- the rimP gene encoding ribosome maturation factor RimP, with amino-acid sequence MAGELAGRLEPIVAEAVSGAGFELDALEVQQAGRRKLVKVVVDGEDGVGLDEVAEVSRTVSAVLDEQEHVLAGAYTLEVTSPGVDRPLSKPRHWRRAKFRQVRVTPAEGAGFVGRVGNCDEDGARVLVDGQLRTVRYAEIAKAVIEIEFRQPPAEELRLLENDITEEESK; translated from the coding sequence GTGGCAGGAGAACTCGCCGGGCGGCTCGAGCCGATCGTGGCCGAAGCCGTTTCGGGCGCGGGTTTCGAGCTCGATGCCCTCGAGGTGCAGCAGGCGGGCCGACGCAAGCTGGTCAAGGTCGTCGTCGACGGCGAGGACGGCGTGGGGTTGGATGAGGTGGCCGAGGTCAGCCGGACCGTTTCGGCCGTGCTGGACGAGCAGGAGCACGTGCTGGCCGGCGCGTACACGCTCGAAGTCACCTCACCGGGGGTGGATCGCCCGCTGAGCAAGCCGCGGCACTGGCGCCGCGCGAAGTTCCGCCAGGTCCGGGTCACCCCGGCCGAGGGGGCCGGCTTCGTCGGCCGGGTGGGGAACTGCGACGAGGACGGCGCGCGCGTGCTCGTCGACGGGCAGCTGCGCACGGTCCGGTACGCCGAGATCGCCAAAGCGGTGATCGAGATCGAGTTCCGGCAACCGCCGGCCGAGGAGCTGCGGCTGCTCGAGAACGACATTACGGAGGAGGAGTCGAAGTGA
- the nusA gene encoding transcription termination factor NusA: MNVDIAALRAIERDKDIPFDTVLEAIETALLTAYKHTDGHQPHARIDIDRKTGYVRVLAHTLDDSGQVDEEWDDTPEGFGRIAATTARQVILQRLRDAEHEKTFGEFATKEGEIVAGVIQRDARANARGMVVVQIGGTEGVLPQAEQVAGESYQHGSRIKAYVYAVSRSARGPQIMLSRSHPNLVRKLFALEVPEIADGTVEIAAVAREPGHRSKIAVRSTVPGVNAKGACIGPVGARVRNVMSELAGEKIDIIDHSEDPARFVGNALSPAKVVSVRVVDERAKTARVVVPDFQLSLAIGKEGQNARLAARLTGWRIDIRSDSAPEAAEEVEEEVPAEAPEAPEAERTGLDQDSTPRPATTGSAD; encoded by the coding sequence GTGAACGTCGACATCGCGGCGCTGCGTGCGATCGAGCGGGACAAGGACATCCCCTTCGACACCGTGCTGGAGGCGATCGAGACCGCCTTGCTGACCGCCTACAAGCACACCGACGGGCACCAGCCGCACGCCAGGATCGACATCGACCGCAAGACCGGGTACGTGCGCGTGCTGGCGCACACCCTGGACGACAGCGGCCAGGTGGACGAGGAGTGGGACGACACCCCCGAGGGCTTCGGCCGGATCGCCGCCACCACCGCCCGGCAGGTCATCCTGCAGCGGCTGCGCGACGCCGAGCACGAGAAGACCTTCGGCGAGTTCGCCACCAAGGAGGGCGAGATCGTCGCCGGGGTGATCCAGCGCGACGCGCGGGCCAACGCCCGCGGCATGGTGGTGGTGCAGATCGGCGGCACCGAGGGCGTGCTGCCGCAGGCCGAGCAGGTGGCCGGGGAGTCCTACCAGCACGGCAGCCGGATCAAGGCCTACGTCTACGCGGTCTCCCGCAGCGCGCGGGGCCCGCAGATCATGCTCTCGCGCAGCCACCCGAACCTGGTGCGCAAGCTCTTCGCGCTCGAGGTGCCGGAGATCGCCGACGGCACGGTGGAGATCGCCGCGGTGGCACGTGAGCCAGGTCACCGGTCGAAGATCGCGGTCCGCTCCACGGTGCCCGGGGTGAACGCCAAGGGGGCCTGCATCGGCCCCGTCGGCGCCCGTGTGCGCAATGTCATGAGCGAACTGGCCGGCGAGAAGATCGACATCATCGACCACTCCGAGGACCCGGCTCGCTTCGTCGGGAATGCGCTGTCGCCGGCGAAGGTTGTCTCTGTCCGGGTGGTGGACGAACGGGCCAAGACCGCGCGCGTGGTGGTCCCGGACTTCCAGTTGTCGCTGGCCATCGGCAAGGAGGGGCAGAACGCCCGCCTCGCCGCGCGGCTGACCGGGTGGCGGATCGACATCCGGAGCGACTCCGCCCCGGAGGCCGCCGAGGAGGTCGAGGAAGAGGTGCCCGCCGAGGCTCCGGAGGCTCCGGAAGCCGAGCGGACAGGACTCGATCAGGACTCAACTCCGCGTCCGGCCACAACCGGTTCCGCCGACTGA
- a CDS encoding YlxR family protein, producing the protein MRTCVGCRERASRGELLRVVAVEGRLIADERRRMPGRGAWVHPVADCLAKAERRRAFPRALRVPGPLDAAQLRQFTSGVTG; encoded by the coding sequence GTGCGCACGTGTGTCGGCTGCCGGGAGCGGGCTTCGCGCGGTGAGTTGCTGCGAGTGGTCGCGGTCGAGGGCAGGCTGATCGCCGACGAACGTCGGCGGATGCCGGGGCGGGGTGCCTGGGTGCACCCGGTCGCGGACTGCCTGGCCAAGGCCGAGCGGCGGCGGGCGTTTCCCCGGGCGTTGCGGGTGCCCGGGCCGCTCGACGCGGCGCAGCTGCGGCAGTTCACCTCAGGTGTCACCGGGTGA
- a CDS encoding DUF503 domain-containing protein, producing MYVGALEFDLLLGDVHSLKQKRSVVRPLIADVRKRFEVSVAEAGHLDLHRRALVGVALVAADSEHVRDVLDACERLIAGRPELELLSVRRRLIGPED from the coding sequence ATGTACGTAGGTGCGCTCGAGTTCGACCTGTTGCTCGGGGACGTGCACTCGCTCAAGCAGAAGCGCTCGGTGGTGCGCCCGCTGATCGCGGACGTGCGCAAGCGGTTCGAGGTGTCGGTCGCCGAGGCCGGGCACCTCGACCTGCACCGCCGCGCGCTGGTCGGAGTGGCGCTGGTGGCCGCCGACAGCGAGCATGTGCGAGACGTTCTCGATGCCTGTGAACGCCTGATAGCCGGTCGCCCGGAGCTGGAACTGCTCTCGGTGCGGCGACGGCTGATCGGACCGGAAGACTAG
- the rbfA gene encoding 30S ribosome-binding factor RbfA — MADPARARKLAKRISQIVASAIEHDIKDPRLANVTITDTKITADLHDATVYYTVLGETLDAPPDIAGAAAALESARGALRSKVGQGTGVRYTPTLTFVTDNIPEEAQRIEDLLAKAREADAEVARRATGAQPAGEADPYRPPRVDDDELSH; from the coding sequence GTGGCCGATCCGGCACGCGCGCGCAAGCTCGCCAAGCGGATTTCCCAGATCGTGGCCTCCGCCATCGAGCACGACATCAAGGACCCGCGGCTGGCGAACGTGACGATCACGGACACCAAGATCACCGCGGACCTGCACGACGCGACGGTGTACTACACGGTGCTCGGCGAGACGCTGGACGCCCCGCCGGACATAGCGGGGGCCGCGGCCGCGCTGGAGTCGGCTCGCGGGGCGTTGCGGTCGAAGGTGGGGCAGGGGACCGGCGTCCGGTACACCCCGACGCTGACCTTCGTCACCGACAACATTCCCGAGGAGGCGCAGCGGATCGAGGATCTGCTGGCCAAGGCCAGGGAGGCCGACGCCGAGGTGGCCCGCCGGGCGACCGGGGCGCAGCCGGCCGGGGAAGCCGACCCGTACCGCCCGCCGCGGGTGGACGACGACGAGCTCTCGCACTGA
- a CDS encoding alpha/beta hydrolase family protein, producing MSGKGFPGFPGFSRRALLLGGGAVAVGACAPPEPAEPAPVAPPVVPAPPTPVGPVTVDRVFSAARGTELDLVLITPEGVPAAELPVCLALHGRGSSAKTFVDLGLPAKLTEAVRAGMPPFTVAAVDGANYWVAVDEADDPQRMLTGELPEWLTRRGLGLRTGGVPSAVMGISMGAFGALRYARDHRDLRAAAAVSPALFVGWGDARSRKVFRDRAQWESHEPLLHADDTAPVPIGVWCGTQDPFAGAARRYIQAARPEVSRLAPGGHTEKYWKSVLPDVLRFVGDRVS from the coding sequence TTGTCCGGCAAGGGTTTTCCCGGCTTTCCCGGCTTTTCGCGACGGGCGCTGCTGCTGGGCGGCGGCGCCGTCGCGGTCGGCGCGTGTGCGCCGCCGGAGCCCGCTGAGCCCGCGCCGGTGGCGCCGCCCGTGGTGCCCGCGCCGCCGACGCCGGTGGGGCCGGTGACCGTGGACCGGGTGTTCTCGGCGGCGCGCGGGACCGAGCTGGACCTGGTGCTGATCACGCCGGAGGGGGTGCCCGCCGCGGAGCTGCCGGTGTGCCTGGCGTTGCACGGACGGGGTTCCAGCGCGAAGACCTTCGTGGACCTGGGGCTGCCCGCGAAGCTGACCGAGGCGGTGCGGGCGGGGATGCCGCCGTTCACCGTGGCGGCGGTGGACGGGGCGAACTACTGGGTGGCGGTCGACGAGGCGGATGACCCGCAGCGCATGCTGACCGGGGAGTTGCCCGAATGGCTGACCCGTCGTGGGCTGGGTTTGCGCACCGGCGGTGTGCCGTCGGCGGTGATGGGCATTTCGATGGGGGCCTTCGGGGCTTTGCGGTATGCGCGGGACCACCGCGACCTGCGGGCGGCCGCGGCGGTGAGTCCGGCTTTGTTCGTCGGCTGGGGGGACGCGCGGTCGCGGAAGGTGTTCCGGGATCGCGCGCAGTGGGAGTCGCACGAGCCCCTGCTGCACGCGGACGACACGGCTCCGGTGCCGATCGGCGTCTGGTGCGGTACGCAGGACCCGTTCGCCGGGGCGGCCCGGCGGTACATCCAGGCTGCTCGGCCGGAGGTGTCGAGGTTGGCGCCGGGTGGGCACACGGAGAAGTACTGGAAGAGCGTCCTCCCCGACGTGCTGCGGTTTGTGGGGGATCGGGTGTCGTGA
- a CDS encoding TRM11 family methyltransferase produces MSQYAILVYPSANRVYTDSSPKLLRAELAVFGAAGLSAGIDEISETEIGGVGYVTFTTTEPLSEADVARLSNLSALYALFEVTGDLLRPLVVHRADRLDSDLLTIQKYPGKTNELFTKLLLNVTLLTAGRGFTEPLEVLDPLCGRGTTLNQAMMYGFHGTGFDVDGKDFDAYEMFIKTWLRNKRLKHTADSGALRRNKIRLGRRLEIEYGVTKEDYKAGDTRRLTVYNCDTLTTDELLRANSVDLIVTDAPYGVQHGSHRESTLSRSPSDLLAAAVPVWTRVLRPGGALGISWNTHVTKREDLAEILTRAGLTIHHDGPYADFEHRVDQSIIRDLIVARKPK; encoded by the coding sequence ATGTCCCAGTACGCGATCCTGGTGTATCCGTCGGCCAACCGGGTGTACACCGATTCCTCCCCGAAGCTGCTCCGCGCCGAGCTGGCCGTGTTCGGCGCGGCCGGACTCTCCGCCGGGATCGACGAGATCTCCGAGACGGAGATCGGCGGGGTCGGTTACGTCACCTTCACCACCACCGAGCCGCTGTCCGAGGCCGACGTGGCCCGGTTGTCGAACCTGTCCGCGCTGTACGCGTTGTTCGAGGTGACCGGCGACCTGCTGCGACCGCTGGTGGTGCACCGCGCCGACCGGCTCGACTCGGACCTGCTGACCATCCAGAAGTACCCCGGCAAGACGAACGAGCTGTTCACCAAGCTGCTGCTCAACGTCACCCTGCTCACCGCCGGCCGCGGCTTCACCGAGCCGCTCGAGGTGCTGGACCCGTTGTGCGGCCGGGGAACCACGCTCAACCAGGCGATGATGTACGGCTTCCACGGCACCGGCTTCGACGTGGACGGCAAGGACTTCGACGCCTACGAGATGTTCATCAAGACCTGGCTGCGGAACAAGCGCCTCAAGCACACGGCGGATTCAGGAGCGTTGCGGCGCAACAAGATTCGCCTGGGCCGCCGCCTGGAGATCGAGTACGGCGTGACCAAGGAGGACTACAAGGCGGGCGACACCCGGCGCCTGACCGTGTACAACTGCGACACGCTCACCACGGACGAGTTGCTGCGCGCGAACTCCGTCGACCTGATCGTCACCGATGCCCCCTACGGCGTCCAGCACGGCAGTCACCGCGAAAGCACGCTTTCCCGCAGCCCCAGCGACTTGCTCGCCGCCGCCGTTCCCGTGTGGACCCGGGTCCTCCGCCCCGGCGGTGCACTGGGCATCTCGTGGAACACCCACGTCACCAAACGCGAGGACCTAGCGGAAATCCTCACGCGCGCAGGCCTCACCATCCACCACGACGGCCCCTACGCGGACTTCGAACACCGCGTCGACCAATCCATCATCCGAGACTTAATTGTCGCTCGGAAGCCGAAATAG
- a CDS encoding bifunctional oligoribonuclease/PAP phosphatase NrnA, with protein sequence MTTSQLDVDRAGALLRGSADVLILSHVRPDADTLGSALALGRVLHRRGATVRVSYSGDSALPDSLRSLDPGGLFVPEDQLPDHTAQLVTVDVASAARLGGLAGRVEATRAAGGEVLVIDHHASNPGFGTLNLIDAGAEATVVLVLAVIDALGEELDPVTASCLYAGLISDTAMFRLARPDTHRMAVRLLEAGVDPAPLTREVVDERPFASLAMLGSVLGDARFEPDAAQGHGLVHTAVTADLAATVRPEEVEGVIDLVRTVREAGVAVVLKEVAGPSPEWTVSLRSAGRLDVSAVAVALGGGGHKLAAGCTLTGSADQVMEQLRAELAKAPLL encoded by the coding sequence GTGACCACCTCGCAGCTCGACGTCGATCGCGCCGGGGCCCTGCTCCGGGGCTCCGCCGACGTGCTCATCCTGTCCCATGTCCGCCCCGACGCCGACACGCTCGGCAGCGCGCTGGCCCTCGGCCGGGTGCTGCACCGCCGCGGTGCCACCGTGCGCGTGTCCTACTCCGGCGACTCCGCGCTGCCGGACAGCCTGCGCTCACTCGACCCCGGCGGCCTCTTTGTGCCCGAGGACCAGCTGCCCGACCACACCGCCCAGCTGGTCACCGTCGACGTGGCCAGCGCGGCGCGCCTGGGCGGGCTGGCCGGCCGGGTCGAGGCCACCCGCGCGGCCGGTGGTGAGGTGCTGGTGATCGACCACCACGCCTCCAACCCCGGCTTCGGCACGCTGAACCTGATCGACGCCGGTGCCGAGGCCACCGTGGTGCTGGTCCTGGCGGTGATCGACGCGCTGGGCGAGGAGCTGGACCCGGTGACCGCGAGCTGCCTGTACGCCGGGCTGATCTCCGACACCGCGATGTTCCGCCTCGCCCGGCCGGACACCCACCGGATGGCGGTCCGGCTGCTCGAAGCCGGGGTGGACCCGGCCCCGCTGACCAGGGAGGTGGTCGACGAGCGGCCGTTCGCCTCGCTGGCCATGCTCGGCTCGGTGCTCGGGGACGCGCGGTTCGAGCCGGATGCCGCGCAGGGCCACGGGCTGGTGCACACCGCGGTCACCGCCGATCTCGCCGCGACCGTGCGGCCGGAGGAGGTCGAGGGCGTGATCGACCTGGTCCGCACGGTCCGCGAGGCCGGGGTGGCGGTGGTGCTGAAGGAGGTGGCCGGTCCGAGTCCGGAGTGGACGGTCTCGCTGCGCTCGGCCGGGCGGCTGGACGTGTCCGCGGTGGCCGTCGCGCTCGGCGGAGGCGGGCACAAGCTGGCCGCCGGCTGCACGCTGACCGGCAGCGCCGACCAGGTCATGGAGCAGTTGCGCGCCGAGCT